The genome window AGGGATAAAAACGTCATTGTGGCAATAAAATGCATAGTGATAACCTTATTATCTTTAGATATTATATAAAGAGAACTAAAAATGTTTGAGATATGAAAGAACACTGTGGCAGATCCGTCTAAATTAATGTGTAACCTAAGCACAATCCCTGCTTGACAAAATGATACAGTATTTACCTACAAAAATGAGAAAGGGTAGctaagaaaattggaaaaattttttttctactagaTAATAAAGTACACTGTGAAAGCCCACAATTTAGTCATTGTTTTAAAGACAGGAGCACAGATCAGTGGAACAAAATGTAGTTCAGAAATAACTGGAAATGGCTAtgacttttcaataaataatttgaaggcctatttattatatttttgggGGAGAAATGTATAATAATAGCATTGTATCAGGTTGGCTAGATTAAATCAGTCATTGTTTTTCAgtgactgtattttatttatgttcagACTGACCTGTGGTTTTGTAGGCGTCTAGACACATAGGTTCTAGTTCTAATTCAGCTATTGTGTCCTGAATAAGTTACTTTATCTCCCcagccttcatttttttctagcttgAAAAGTGAAACAAAGTTACATGAGCATAGGTTTCTTAAAAATTCTGGGTCTTCTGCTATGATTGCATCTATTACATCCAGAAAAATAGGGgatattaaaatcttatttgaaaACAGAATAGTTTGTGTTTAACTTAAAGATATTCCTCTTAAGTGAATGTTCATGtatccatgaaacaaaaataatcttctttaaaatatttttttctcaaagggATTTTTAGCTAATCAGATGAGAGCTGAAAACTTGAAGGATGCATCTGTATTACCTGATTTGTGCCTGAGTCATGCAAATCAGTTGATGATTATGTTGCAAAATCATAGAAAACTGTTAGATATTAAACAGAAGTGTACCACTGCCAAACAGGAACTAGCAAATAACCTACATGTCAGGCTGAAGTAAGTAAttcttttatgtctattttaGGATATTTAGagttgtttatctatttatttctcCCAAGGGATGGGTAATTTTCACATGCCATTGTATTGAAATAATTGATTCATTaactttataattataatatttttatagagcCTTATATGTCTTGATTTCCTTAGCTTAACtagtaagaaattatttttagcaaaCTTTTGTGAATGTTGAAAATAATGGGTTTCATTCTGTAGGTGGTGTTGCTTCGTAATGCTTCATGCTGATCAAGATGGAGAGAAATTACAAGCTTTGCTCCGCCTCGTAATAGAGCTATTAGAAAGAGTAAAAATTGTTGAAGCTCTTAGTACAGTTCCTCAGATGTACTGCTTAGCTGTTGTTGAGGTTGTAAGgagaaaaatgttcataaaacaCTACAGGGAGGTATGCAAGttgaattctattttaattgtatataaaCTTTAACTAACTGGTGTATGTTGTTTACCATAAGCTTTTCTCTTCTAGTGGGCTGGTGCTTTAGTCAAAGATGGAAAGCGATTATATGaagcagaaaaatcaaaaagGGAATCCTTTGGGAAGTTATTTAGTAAGTGttcttcattaataattttatttacttatttaaagaaaacaatgtttttatcTTGTAGACTTGAATTATCTGTGGCGTAATGCATGTATATGCTATTAATTATCATTGAAATGTAGAAAAACAGTCGAATccattcttaaattttaaatttgtcaaattttaatttactttttcaaaaaccaGAGATAATTTTTTGCCTTAAGTAAAGTTCTAAAATAACCAtattgttaatttctttataCAGGGAAGTCTTTTTTAAGAAATCGTCTGTTTAGGGGACTGGACTCCTGGCCCCCTTCcttttgtgtatgtatttattttctaaccaTGACTAAATTCCATatgttttaaaacctttttcCAGAAGTAGAGACATTTATCAGAAACTTACAGAAATtgttgtggtttttaaaaaaatcaatataaaaatgtttgggCTTTAAAAATCCAATGGTATAAAGCTATAAAagatatattcataatttttgatCAAGAATCTTCATAACACAGGAGGATGCCTTATACTACATTGTTAGGATTGGTGGGAATAGATTCACTTGTTCGTtctttgtgtgtatatttcttccttttccttcaccctctttttttttcctaccattccctctcctgccctcttcctccccctttccttccttcctctcccctcccctctttatttctttcacaaaCTCCCCTTTCTGCATTGACAAATCAGGATAGGGTAATATTTCAGTAAGTCTTCACTGGTAAGACTAAACCAGTATTACCTGGGACCATTAATTTTATTAGATGAGAAGAAACATTTCCATGATCAGAGCAGTTTAGGAgttactgggattttttttctcccttctcagatattctgtttAGGTGTTAAACATGTTTCTGTGCTTCAGGGACTTCTTAGggctttaaatatatacattttttaatgtctaaGAATGAGTGATGTAATAGAAAGGGATTCCCATACTCATTTATCCTGGAACACTTTTTTATGAAGAGAATTTTGACATCTCCAGATCTGCTTGAGTAATGAATTAAAACAATTGAAGTTAAAAGGCACAATTTTTGGtacttttataaagaaagaaatgatagagttaatattttttaaagaagataaaatttattaagagattgtattttgaaaaatataatggaaggATCAAGGGGGAGAGGTGCAAGGAAGGAAGTGTTACATGGAAAACAAATTTGGACGTTATGAGCAGGGCATATTAACAGGTAACTGTAGAGATGTAGGGCTTGAGATGTCTATATGATCATGCTATAAGTCAGGGAAAAATTCTGGAATAGACTTTTGCTAGTGAAACAAGTGGTTTTATTTAATGTTGATGGGAATATTAGAATTCCCATGAAATGCTAAAAACACAAGGGGAGGAACAAAGCACATCACATGATCACCAGCAGCTCATGTCCTAGTCTACTGAAAGCTCAGAAAAGTAAACTACCATGTTTTCATTGTATGATCTTtcagttttcactttttattctgtttcttaagTTTGATTAGAtcatttaaagcatttttgtttgttatagTGAATTTAATTATAGTAAGAAACCATATATAAATTtatcctttgtatattttggcaaaaaaaaaaattttttttttttcctctttgtacaGACTCAGAAGCCTCGAAAGTTTGACTGTGAACTTCCAGATATTTCATTAAAAGATTTACAGTTTCTGCAATCATTTTGTCCTTCGGAAGTTCAGCCATTCCTCAGGTAaatatcattgtatttttaacttgcattataaccataaaatatttttgctattttggaGCTGTGAAGAGTATCACCAGAGGTGCCAGTAaagagaaatgttttgttttgttttttgtttgtttgtttgtttgtttttgagacagagtctcactttgttgcctgggctagagtgagtgccgtggcgtctgcctagctcacagcaacctcaaactcctgggcttaagtgatcctactgcctcagcctcccgagtagctgtgcctacaggcatgcgccaccatgcccggctaattttttctatatatatttttagttgtccagataatttttatttctatttttagtagagacggggtctcgctcaggctggtctcaaactcctgacctcgagcgatccacccgccttggcctccctgagggctaggattacaggcgtgagccaccgcgcccagccgagaaATGTTTTATGATGCACTGACTCTCTTATGACTGCTTTAGGAAATTTTTAGGGAATACAGAAATGATCAGAAAATGAAGATaacctgggtaacatagcaagactccatctctaaagaACAATTAAGATAAAGTAGAAGTTTTGTGCCTTGTATTCAGTTTATGTTTTTCTACTAGTTACTCCAACTTTGCATGCTGTTGGGAAATTTCTGACTTATCAGTTGGCTGATTATGACTCAGATTTCTTAAAATACTCCTGGTTTTCATTTAAAAGGGATGATAATACTTCCGTTATTTTTGACATGTTAAAATAATTGGTTGCAGTTATGTATCTTTTCATTAGGAAATCAGAAGTCTAACGTGATTGCATTCTGTTTCAGGGTTCCCTTACTTTGTGACTTTGAACCTCTGCACCAGCATGTACTTGCTCTACATAATTTGGTAAAAGCAGCACAAAGTTTGGATGAAATGTCTCAGACCATTACAGATCTACTGAGTGAACAAAAGGCAAATTCAGTTCTTTGAAATGCTTCTCTTCATTAGTATAAGATGTTTGTGCCACTGCAACTCCTTAagcctttctctctgttttccagGCATCTGTGAGTCAGGCATCACCCCAGTCGGCCTCTTCACCAAGGATAGAAAGTGCAATGGGAATTACAACTACTACCTCACCGAGAACTCCTCCTCCACTCACCGTTCAGGATCCCTTATGTCCTGCAGTATGTCCCTTAGAAGAATTATCTCCAGATAGCATTGATGCACATACATTTGATTTTGAAACTATTCCCCATCCAAACATAGAACAAACTATTCACCAAGTTTCTTTAGACTTGGATTCATTAGCAGAAAGTCCTGAATCAGATTTTATGTCTGCTGTGAATGAGTttgtaatagaagaaaatttatcaTCTCCTAATCCTATAAGTGATCCACAAAGTCCAGAAATGATGGTAGAATCACTTTATTCGTCAGTTATCAATGCGATAGACAGTAGACGTATGCAGGATACAAATATATGTGGTAAAGAGGAGTTTGGAGATCATGCTTCTCTGAATATCCAATTGGAAAAATGTAGAGTTGTGGCCCAAGACTCTCACTTCAGTATACAAAGCATCAAGGAAGACCTTTGCCACTTCAGAACATTTGTACAAAAAGAACAGTGTGATTTCtccaattctttaaaatgtatagcagtagaaataagaaacattattgaaaaagtaaaatgttctCTGGAAATAACACTAAAAGAAAAGCATCAAAAAGAACTacagtctttaaaaaatgaatatgaagGTAAACTAGATGCACTAACAAAGGAGAgtgaagaaaatgagaacaaaattaaaaaattgaaaggagATTTAGTATGCCTTGAggaagttttacaaaataaagataatgaatTTGCTTTGGTTAAACATGAAAAAGAAGCTGTCATCTGCCTGCAGAATGAAAAGGATCAGAAGTTGttagagatggaaaatataatGCATACTCAGAATTGTGAAATTAAAGAACTGAAACAGTCACGAGAGATAGTGTTAGAAGACTTAAAAAAGCTCCATGTTGAAAATGATGAGAAGTTACAGTTATTGCGGGTAGAACTTCAGTCCTTAGAGCAAAGTCATCTAAAGGAATTAGAGGACACACTGCACATTAGGCACacacaggagtttgagaaagTTAAGACAGATCACAAAGTTTCTTTGGaggaattaaaaaaggaaaatcaagaaaaaattaatcaaatacaAGAGTCTCATGCCACAGTTatccaagaaaaagaagaacagctACAGGAATTAAAACTTAAAGTTTCTGATTTGTCAGACTTAAGATGCAAGCTAGAGGTGGAACTTGCATTGAAGGAAGCAGAAACTGATGAAATAAAGCTTTTGCTGGAAGAAAGCAGAGCCCAGCAGAAGGAGACCTTAAAATCTCTTCTTGAACAAGAGACTGAGAAGTTGAGAACAGAAATAAGTAAACTCAACCAAAAGATTCAGGATAATAATGAAAACTATCAGGTGGGCTTAGCAGAGCTCAGAACTTTAATGACAATTGAAAAAGATCAGTGCATTTCAGAGTTAATTAGTAGACATGAAGAAGAATCTAATGTACTTAAAGCTgaattaaataaagtaacatCTTTGCATCACCAAgcatttgaaatagaaaaaagcctgaaagaacaaataattgAAATGCAGAGTAAATTGGACTCAGAATTGAGTgctcttgaaaaacaaaaagatgaaaaaatcaCCCAACAAGAAGAGAAATATGAAGCTATTATCCAGAACCttgagaaagacaaagagaaattggTCATGAGCCAGGAACAAGACAGACAACAGTTAATTCAGAAGCTTAATTGTGAAAAAGATGAAGCGATTCAGACTGCCCTAAAAGAATTTAAGTTGGAGAGAGAAGTTGTTGAGAAAGAGTTGTTAGAAAAGGTTAAACATCTTGAGAATCAAATAGCAAAAAGGTAAGAATTAAGTTTAGTGTGtaattataacattaaaatattggtgattcaaatgtgtgtgtgtatataatcaGGGTCCCTTGTGTTACTCATTTACCTCAGGTAAATCTAGCAACTGGGATATTTTCAGGAAGTAaaagcttttacttttaaaatagtgtttcttgcaaacatcataaaaataacaggcttttacaaaatgaattaatattttggattttcagagaaatgatttcaaaattttgaaatgttttaaagagcttcttttttcttttttagttcataaatttctttttcttgaattattttcaattttttctaaattcttcagttgaaaattatttctgagaccagcctgagcaagagtgggaccccgtctccagtaaaaatagaaaaaattgtctGGGTGTGgggacatgtgcctgtagtcccggctactcgagaggctgaggcaggaggatcacttgagcccaggagtttgaggttgccatgagctaggctgacaccacaacactctagcctgggcaacagatggaaactctgtctcaaaaaaagaagaaaggaaattatttctgTACATATGAATTTAGGATGTGTGTAttagaaactataaaatttttctctGAGTAGTGTTTAGGAAAGGCTGTGTCATAGACTGGGAATATATAGATATGTCGAGTGTTCCtcattgttattttcttaatattacaATTTCTGTTCTTCTATGTTTGAAAGATAATACTTTTAAGTTTCAGGTTTAATACTGTGGTTGTGGGTTgatgtttttgcattttattatttttagtgtttgctATTACTGCCTTTTGATCACAGTTGATGGTTTTTtagtatttctactttttaaaaatttatgaagggGTTTTGTGATCCCATAAACAGTTTCTAGAAGATAATCAATAGGTTAGTTCTATTATTAATTCTCCAAGTGAGTATAGgtatatgtattttatagtttaaCCTCTGTTTTGTGCATTAATCACTTTTAAACAATCTCTTGTCTCCTGTGTAATACTCATATATTGGTGTATAGTTAAACCTCCCCTTCTGGTTTGAAAATAGAagctctttatgtattctgggGGGGATTAGAGGGTTTAATAGAGGAATTAGGGCTTGCATGAATGTTTACAGATCTGGAGGAGCGAAGGTCAGTGGAGTTAACTGCTGAAGGCTAGGAAAGCTTGTCGAGGAAAATCAGAGCTGGACAGTAGTTAAACTggtaaaaacaatttatatacaGGAACTATTGCAGTAGGGGACAAGAGACCTCAATATAGAACTGAGCTCAATTCAGAGTACAGCATGGACAAGTTgagatttatagccaaggagcccGGGATAAGAGTCCgtggatagaaaattactaagaggaaacatgaGGGGTAGGAGGATTCTGGCTAAATTGACCTAATAGGATTCTTGCTTAAGGCAGACCAGCATGTTAAGATACCAAGGGTGGAGCTGAGGAATTGGTTCTCTCTAAAGTGACTTAGCAAGATTCTTGCTACGACTGGGCAATGCAGCCCTAACAAGAACAGATGCCATGATCAAAGCCTAGAGGAGCCTAACTAGAGTTTAGTCAGTGAGAGTCTTTTTCAAGCTCCAAGTGAAATCTCAGGAAAACAGACGCTGATGCCCCCACCAAACCAGTTGGTTCTCCATGGCTCACTGGGAAGCTGCTGCAACATTCAAGAATCTCTTCAAAGCACCAATGGTCTGGCTCAGACTGTGACACAAAATGGCTAGTTCTCACTTACTTGCCAGGAAGTTGCTGTTAAAGTGCATCTGGCTACAACCACCTCTGGAAAATAAGcctggctttcttttcttcctttccaaacctTGCAGGTGTTCTTTCATTGGCAGACTTAAAGCTATACAAGAGATCTGGGAAATGCAGAATTTCTGTATTGCATGGTATATGAGATCATAAAAGAGGGGTGAGGACAATGCCTATGAGACGTTAGACAGTCCAGCACTGTATGCCCCATTTTAACTCAGCAGTCAGACATATATCTCTTTTGCTTATATTGGACTTCCAAATAAAGACACTTACCATATCATATTCCTCTCTGACGTGATGCAACTTATATCCTTCATACTACCTCAGATAGTCTCACCCTATCTTCAAAAGTTAAGACTCAAAGTTATGTCACTCTGGCCCTCCGAAAATGAACGTTTTGATACTCATTCTCCTCTGCTCTGTCACAGTCTCTCTTTGATTTTCTATAGGTTAAATGCTGAAATACAACCTTATTTTATATACCAGAGGGATTGGAGAAGGGGGGCagataatgataaaaaatgattAGTATGCACAGGCCTAATTCCTAGAGTCTTTATTTCTGTAACCAGCCTCGTGACTTTAGTAGGTATTTACAGCTTGTTTCTGTTACCCACTCCATTTTTTACCTTAGCCAGTGCCTCAGCTGATCTTAGTCTTTACCTGATAGGCATGATTCAGATGTTTGTTTATAAAGACACTGCCATTAACGATACTTCCTAAAATACAGTTACTgtttttcattgacttttttcaTCACTGGGCATGGCACTGCCAAGAGACACCCCAGAAAGTCCACTTGTGTTCCCGTAATATTTCTCTCTGCCCTTATAGGAGCAACCTGTTGCCTGTTGCTGATGAAGTTCAGTCCTATCAATCCATACAGCAGCCTCCTCCTTTGCCTGTTCGTTCAGCTGCATGAGGAGCCTTAAGGGGCCAATTGGTGGGATCTTGGTCATATCTCCTGGTAATGGAATTCTTTGTTAGGGAATTAAATCAACTCTGAATCAGCATGGCCCAAAATTCTAGCCATAGGTAGCAAAAGTTTGCTTATAGCTCTTCAGGATAATACAGTAGTCATTCCAGTTTTCATCCGTGTTTCTCCGGCCTATGCATTTTAACTATGAGAGAATTATTATCACATAGTGGTCTCTCATTCAGAGCATGTGCCATTGAATATTACCCTAGCTGTGTGAAATGCCACCCATCTACTCTTGTAACTTGAGTCTTCAGTAAACTGATCCCCAGTTGTACCAGGCCAGCTGCTTTTAGATTTGGCATATGTGGTAAGACCAGTGATTTCCATGGCCTTGAGGCCATGGCTGCACgtctttcattataaattatttcccttGTTCAGAAGCAGTTCTAGTGGAATACCATAGCAGTGAGTAAGGCATATTGCACATTTGGGAATGGTGGTTTTGGTAGAAATATTGTGGGCATGGAAGGTAAATATATACAGAGAATAACTGACTGTTCTTGAATGTGGTCCAGTATAATCTGCCTGCCGCCAACCTGGTGGCTTTCTCATTCTCTAGAGAACACTGCAGTATGGTCTCTTAGTTACTTGATGTGTGGAAATCCATATTGCTGAGCCCATGCATAGCCTTACTTCCTGTTTCCATGGGCACTTTTTATGAGTCTGTTGACCAGGGAGTGATGTGACTAGAGAAAGACGTTGATATCCACTGAATTATGCAACTTGCTCATGTGATTATTAGCAGGTTCCTCACATTTTGTGCCCATTTTAAGAGAGCCGTATTCCTCTTCCACAAATATCTTGTcatcaaattttaatatatttccttccagGTCTTTCACATTCCAACTAAGCCT of Lemur catta isolate mLemCat1 chromosome 9, mLemCat1.pri, whole genome shotgun sequence contains these proteins:
- the RB1CC1 gene encoding RB1-inducible coiled-coil protein 1 isoform X5 translates to MAKIPLLECLTRHSYRECLGRLDSLPEHEDSEKAEMKRSTELVLSPDMPRTTNKSLLTSFHKSMEHVAPDTTDAESGKDIRESCQSTVQQDETSIDAKDGDLPFFNVSLLDWINVQDRPNDVESLVRKCFDSMSRLDPKIIRPFLAECRQTIAKLDNQNMKAIKGLEDRLYALDQMIASCGRLVNEQKELAQGFLANQMRAENLKDASVLPDLCLSHANQLMIMLQNHRKLLDIKQKCTTAKQELANNLHVRLKWCCFVMLHADQDGEKLQALLRLVIELLERVKIVEALSTVPQMYCLAVVEVVRRKMFIKHYREWAGALVKDGKRLYEAEKSKRESFGKLFRKSFLRNRLFRGLDSWPPSFCTQKPRKFDCELPDISLKDLQFLQSFCPSEVQPFLRVPLLCDFEPLHQHVLALHNLVKAAQSLDEMSQTITDLLSEQKASVSQASPQSASSPRIESAMGITTTTSPRTPPPLTVQDPLCPAVCPLEELSPDSIDAHTFDFETIPHPNIEQTIHQVSLDLDSLAESPESDFMSAVNEFVIEENLSSPNPISDPQSPEMMVESLYSSVINAIDSRRMQDTNICGKEEFGDHASLNIQLEKCRVVAQDSHFSIQSIKEDLCHFRTFVQKEQCDFSNSLKCIAVEIRNIIEKVKCSLEITLKEKHQKELQSLKNEYEGKLDALTKESEENENKIKKLKGDLVCLEEVLQNKDNEFALVKHEKEAVICLQNEKDQKLLEMENIMHTQNCEIKELKQSREIVLEDLKKLHVENDEKLQLLRVELQSLEQSHLKELEDTLHIRHTQEFEKVKTDHKVSLEELKKENQEKINQIQESHATVIQEKEEQLQELKLKVSDLSDLRCKLEVELALKEAETDEIKLLLEESRAQQKETLKSLLEQETEKLRTEISKLNQKIQDNNENYQVGLAELRTLMTIEKDQCISELISRHEEESNVLKAELNKVTSLHHQAFEIEKSLKEQIIEMQSKLDSELSALEKQKDEKITQQEEKYEAIIQNLEKDKEKLVMSQEQDRQQLIQKLNCEKDEAIQTALKEFKLEREVVEKELLEKVKHLENQIAKSPAIESSREDSSSLVAELQEKLQEEKAKFLEQLEEQEKRKNEEMQNVRTSLIAEQQTNFNTVLTREKMRKENIINDLTDKLKSTMQQQERDKDLIESLSEDRARLLEEKKKLEEEVSKLRSSSFVPSPYVAAAPELYGACAPELPGETDRSTMETAEEGRVDSAMETSMMSVQENIHMLSEEKQRIMLLERTLQLKEEENKRLNQRLMSQSMSSVSSRHSEKIAIRDFQVGDLVLIILDERHDNYVLFTVSPTLYFLHSESLPALDLKPGEGASGASRRPWVLGKVMEKEYCQAKKAQNRFKVPLGTKFYRVKAVSWNKKV
- the RB1CC1 gene encoding RB1-inducible coiled-coil protein 1 isoform X4 codes for the protein MKLYVFLVNTGTTLTFDTELTVQTVADLKHAIQSKYKIAIQHQVLVVNGGECMAADRRVCTYSAGTDTNPIFLFNKEMILCDRPPAIPKTTFSTENDMEIKVEESLMMPAVFHTVASRTQLAVEMYEVAKKLCSFCEGLVHDEHLQHQGWAAIMANLEDCSNSSQKLLFKFESIYSNYLQSIEDIKLKLTHLGTAVSVMAKIPLLECLTRHSYRECLGRLDSLPEHEDSEKAEMKRSTELVLSPDMPRTTNKSLLTSFHKSMEHVAPDTTDAESGKDIRESCQSTVQQDETSIDAKDGDLPFFNVSLLDWINVQDRPNDVESLVRKCFDSMSRLDPKIIRPFLAECRQTIAKLDNQNMKAIKGLEDRLYALDQMIASCGRLVNEQKELAQGFLANQMRAENLKDASVLPDLCLSHANQLMIMLQNHRKLLDIKQKCTTAKQELANNLHVRLKWCCFVMLHADQDGEKLQALLRLVIELLERVKIVEALSTVPQMYCLAVVEVVRRKMFIKHYREWAGALVKDGKRLYEAEKSKRESFGKLFRKSFLRNRLFRGLDSWPPSFCTQKPRKFDCELPDISLKDLQFLQSFCPSEVQPFLRVPLLCDFEPLHQHVLALHNLVKAAQSLDEMSQTITDLLSEQKASVSQASPQSASSPRIESAMGITTTTSPRTPPPLTVQDPLCPAVCPLEELSPDSIDAHTFDFETIPHPNIEQTIHQVSLDLDSLAESPESDFMSAVNEFVIEENLSSPNPISDPQSPEMMVESLYSSVINAIDSRRMQDTNICGKEEFGDHASLNIQLEKCRVVAQDSHFSIQSIKEDLCHFRTFVQKEQCDFSNSLKCIAVEIRNIIEKVKCSLEITLKEKHQKELQSLKNEYEGKLDALTKESEENENKIKKLKGDLVCLEEVLQNKDNEFALVKHEKEAVICLQNEKDQKLLEMENIMHTQNCEIKELKQSREIVLEDLKKLHVENDEKLQLLRVELQSLEQSHLKELEDTLHIRHTQEFEKVKTDHKVSLEELKKENQEKINQIQESHATVIQEKEEQLQELKLKVSDLSDLRCKLEVELALKEAETDEIKLLLEESRAQQKETLKSLLEQETEKLRTEISKLNQKIQDNNENYQVGLAELRTLMTIEKDQCISELISRHEEESNVLKAELNKVTSLHHQAFEIEKSLKEQIIEMQSKLDSELSALEKQKDEKITQQEEKYEAIIQNLEKDKEKLVMSQEQDRQQLIQKLNCEKDEAIQTALKEFKLEREVVEKELLEKVKHLENQIAKSPAIESSREDSSSLVAELQEKLQEEKAKFLEQLEEQEKRKNEEMQNVRTSLIAEQQTNFNTVLTREKMRKENIINDLTDKLKSTMQQQERDKDLIESLSEDRARLLEEKKKLEEEVSKLRSSSFVPSPYVAAAPELYGACAPELPGETDRSTMETAEEGRVDSAMETSMMSVQENIHMLSEEKQRIMLLERTLQLKEEENKRLNQRLMSQSMSSVSSRHSEKIAIRDPTLYFLHSESLPALDLKPGEGASGASRRPWVLGKVMEKEYCQAKKAQNRFKVPLGTKFYRVKAVSWNKKV
- the RB1CC1 gene encoding RB1-inducible coiled-coil protein 1 isoform X2, producing MKLYVFLVNTGTTLTFDTELTVQTVADLKHAIQSKYKIAIQHQVLVVNGGECMAADRRVCTYSAGTDTNPIFLFNKEMILCDRPPAIPKTTFSTENDMEIKVEESLMMPAVFHTVASRTQLAVEMYEVAKKLCSFCEGLVHDEHLQHQGWAAIMANLEDCSNSSQKLLFKFESIYSNYLQSIEDIKLKLTHLGTAVSVMAKIPLLECLTRHSYRECLGRLDSLPEHEDSEKAEMKRSTELVLSPDMPRTTNKSLLTSFHKSMEHVAPDTTDAESGKDIRESCQSTVQQDETSIDAKDGDLPFFNVSLLDWINVQDRPNDVESLVRKCFDSMSRLDPKIIRPFLAECRQTIAKLDNQNMKAIKGLEDRLYALDQMIASCGRLVNEQKELAQGFLANQMRAENLKDASVLPDLCLSHANQLMIMLQNHRKLLDIKQKCTTAKQELANNLHVRLKWCCFVMLHADQDGEKLQALLRLVIELLERVKIVEALSTVPQMYCLAVVEVVRRKMFIKHYREWAGALVKDGKRLYEAEKSKRESFGKLFRKSFLRNRLFRGLDSWPPSFCTQKPRKFDCELPDISLKDLQFLQSFCPSEVQPFLRVPLLCDFEPLHQHVLALHNLVKAAQSLDEMSQTITDLLSEQKASVSQASPQSASSPRIESAMGITTTTSPRTPPPLTVQDPLCPAVCPLEELSPDSIDAHTFDFETIPHPNIEQTIHQVSLDLDSLAESPESDFMSAVNEFVIEENLSSPNPISDPQSPEMMVESLYSSVINAIDSRRMQDTNICGKEEFGDHASLNIQLEKCRVVAQDSHFSIQSIKEDLCHFRTFVQKEQCDFSNSLKCIAVEIRNIIEKVKCSLEITLKEKHQKELQSLKNEYEGKLDALTKESEENENKIKKLKGDLVCLEEVLQNKDNEFALVKHEKEAVICLQNEKDQKLLEMENIMHTQNCEIKELKQSREIVLEDLKKLHVENDEKLQLLRVELQSLEQSHLKELEDTLHIRHTQEFEKVKTDHKVSLEELKKENQEKINQIQESHATVIQEKEEQLQELKLKVSDLSDLRCKLEVELALKEAETDEIKLLLEESRAQQKETLKSLLEQETEKLRTEISKLNQKIQDNNENYQVGLAELRTLMTIEKDQCISELISRHEEESNVLKAELNKVTSLHHQAFEIEKSLKEQIIEMQSKLDSELSALEKQKDEKITQQEEKYEAIIQNLEKDKEKLVMSQEQDRQQLIQKLNCEKDEAIQTALKEFKLEREVVEKELLEKVKHLENQIAKSPAIESSREDSSSLVAELQEKLQEEKAKFLEQLEEQEKRKNEEMQNVRTSLIAEQQTNFNTVLTREKMRKENIINDLTDKLKSTMQQQERDKDLIESLSEDRARLLEEKKKLEEEVSKLRSSSFVPSPYVAAAPELYGACAPELPGETDRSTMETAEEGRVDSAMETSMMSVQENIHMLSEEKQRIMLLERTLQLKEEENKRLNQRLMSQSMSSVSSRHSEKIAIRDFQVGDLVLIILDERHDNYVLFTVSPTLYFLHSESLPALDLKPASGASRRPWVLGKVMEKEYCQAKKAQNRFKVPLGTKFYRVKAVSWNKKV